The sequence GTAGGGATGGGAAAGGGTCCTTACTTCTGTGGGGAAAAGGCTGCTCTTTCAGGaagggaaagacagaaagagagagacttcaTGGGGCAAAGTAAACCGAAGGTGAGCAGGAGTATTTCTTTAAATTAGCATTTACATAGCACTTACTTTGTACAGGGCCCTGTTCTAAACACTTcagatttattaatttattcctcGCAACTGTCCAAGATAGACCTTATCTTCAGAAATTGAGGCatacaatatacaactatataccagggggctttggggagacaaagaagaagaaaaacagaaggttggcaacagatgttagctcaggtgccaatcttcaaaagaaaaaaaaaagaaaatgaggcataGAGATCTGAGATATGCCTTATTtttagaaactgaggctcaaagatgtTAAGTGCTTGCCTGAAGTCtcccagctaggaagtggcagagctgggactcaaacccaggctgGTCTGAAGAGGCTCTGTGTGGCAACCACTATAGCAGAGTGTATGTCAGAGGCACAATGTTCTTACTAGTCATTTTCAAAGAATCTGTCCATTTCATCAAAGCTGCTGAagttattggcataaagttgttcatgtTCCCCAATTACCCGCCCAGCGTCTGTAGGGTCAGTAGtaatgttccctctttcatttctaatattggtTAAgttgtcatctctcttttttgcCCTGATTACCTTTACGAATGTTatggatcttttcaaagaaggaacttttggtttcattgatttttctctattgttcttCCGTTTTCTACTTCATCAATTTCTGCTCCTgcctttatcatttccttccttctgtctactttgggtttaatttgctcttctttttctggtttcttaagaTGGAAACTTAGAGCATCAGTTTGAGgccttttttaaaatccaatatGAGCATTTAATGCTATGAATTTCCtgctaagcactgctttagctgcatctcacaatTTTCTCACGTTTTCATCTTCATTCAGTGCAAACTctcttctaatttcccttgtggcACTGACCACATTCAGATAGTATGGTTTCGTGGTTAAAAACTGTCTCTGGAGTTCATTTGCCTCAGTGTCAACCGCATCTCTACCTCCCTCTAGCTGTGTGAGCTTTGACAATACGCTTAACCTCtgcttaagcctcagtttctttatctgtaaaagagGAAAAGTAGTATCGACTTCACTATACCACCTGATAAGTCCTCTGAGGAACTCTGCAACCTGCCCAAGACTGTCCCTTCCCACCTGGCGTGGTGATGGGGATCTGGGACCCCTTGTCGGCTAGTCCGCTGTCCCCCAGGGCATTGCTGGCCAGCAGCCAGACCCTGTATCTCGTAGAAGGCTGCAGCCCAGTCAGTGTGAAGGTGGTGGCCTGGGGAGGTAGGACATCCACGTAGAGGAACCCTGGAGTCCCCAGAGCCTCATACCTGTAGGAGAGGGAGGGCAGTCCTTCAGGGTGGTGCCCCAGCCCTGTGGCTTCACCCCTTCCTGCCTTCACAGGAACCCACCTGATCTGGAACCTCTGTGGCAGGCCCCCATCAAAGCCCGGTTTCCACTCCAGCCCCACCGAGTATGGGGTCATGCTCACGACCTTTAGTCCCGACGGAGGATCAGGGCGGCCTTTGAGGAAAAGGACGGGAAGAAGATACAGAAGGATTCTGGAAGATTACTTCCAGATTTTTCCTAAGAATGATTTTGAACATGCAGTCGATTCTCATTCTTCGTGGTGGTTTTCTTCTATAAAGTCTCTGTGGACACCGAATTAGCAAAAACCCAACTATTGCTTCTGGGGGTAAATGAGGGGTTAGGTTCCTGCCAGCCGATAGTCACAAGGTTTTCACCAACCAATCAAAACATGATCTTGTTTcacgtgtgtttctgtttaaagacaccttctTTAATACGTGTCATTGGTTCATTAACAGTGTGCTCATGGTCAACAGCGCCGTAACTCACGCCTGAGCAAAGCTCATCCCACACAAGTGTTTCCTCCATATGGCACATCATGGCCTCCTTGCTCtcaggaacactagacagcactgtGCTTGGGACCAGTTCAAATAGCAGCATCActaataaaaagcacaaaaatgcaaaaaaaatgtggcactaaGGACACATTTTTGTCTGAGAGCTGAAACAGGAAGGCAGAGGGTCGCCTGGTTCTACCACAGCTGACAATGTGCTCAGAAGATCACTCAAATTTTCACCCACTCTGTACACGTCTCTGAGTGGCTGTGAAAGCACCATGAGAGTTGATCTGGGGGTgacatgtgaattttagggaCTAGGCAAATTGCAAATACAGACTGGACAAATAACGAGAATGGACTGTGTCACATACATGGTCCTTGCAGCAGACTTCTTGTGCCTAGCTCGCATTCATTCCCCTTGTTTCTTCTGGATACAGAACCCTGAATATCCTTTGAAGAACCACCTGCCTGCATTTTCAGACCACGTACTTCCGACAGAAGTGATGCCACCCCTTGTAGGATGGACATGCGACCCGGCCTGGCCAACCAGAGTGTCACCTTCCCCTAACAACATTATTGGTTCAGGGATGGCCCGGGAGCCAAGTAGAGCCAATGAATCTTAATTCTGGTACTTTCACACCACggttaggaagagaaaaaattctgTTTCCCCTGGGAAGTCTAACAGCCAACTATGAGGAGCCTTAGAATAAAGCTGACACAGAGAAAAGCAGACCTGAGAGATGGAGAGCTCTTGATGATGGCTGAATCTAGAGCCAGCTGCTCCTGAAAATCTACTTCTCGATTATTTGGGCCAAAAAGTCCCCtttcatcttttattcttttgttgtgcaTTTTCCTGAAGATCCAGTCTCCTTTAGGATTTTCAGGGCAGGCAAAAACTCCATCCTCACTCAGTGTGGGGCCAACCAGAGACTCAGGGATTGACTGAGGGAGCACCCTCCCAACCCCGCGACAGGCGCCTCCCACCGTACTGATGCTGACGAGTTGAATGTTGATGTGGTCTGAGCCGAGGGGGTTGGTGGCTGTGCAGGTGAAGAGGGCATAATCCTGGGCTGCAGACACATTGGCAATGGTCAGGAGACTGCTGTGGACCCCACCCTGGTGGTATGTGTGCTCCGTGTACCTGGAGAGGAGGTGTGGCAGGGACTCAAGGACGGTAACTGGGACTGGAGGTCCAGAGTCGGGGCTGGAGGGCTACCTGGCTGGACCTGGGCTCACCTGGGATCCTGGAGATCCAGAGGGACTCCATTTTTTGTCCAAGTAAAGACAACGTTGGGGACTCCTCGGGCACGACAGTGGAGGGTAGCGGAACTGGTGCTGTCTCCAGCTGCAGCCACCTTACTTAGGGGAGTGGGGTGCTCCACCTGGGGGGCAACTAGGAAGAGTTGGGGGTCAACAAGAGGCATATGGAAGAACATGAGAGAGGTGGGTTTAGTGGCAGGCCTTGAAGTCAGGGGTTTGGGGTGTTACTCACATCTGACAACAAGACGGACTAGCCCTCGGGCTGGAGGTGCCACTCCATTGTCTGCAATGCACTGGTAAGCACCAGCCTGGGTCAGCTTGGCCTGGCGAATCTGAAGACACCCTGTGGATCCCTTTGACGTCATCTCCATGTCATCCAGGCTccggtcctcctcctcttctccctagaGGCCCAAGACTCGAGAGTTGACCCCCCAGTTTCATCACCCTCTAAACTGGGTCCCTTCTGTAGCCTCATTCTCCCAGTCACAATCACCTTCCACAGAGCTAGCAAAGAAAAATCCCCCCTgtcatccatccaaccatccatttATCCCATCATTTGTGCAtggatccattcattcatccaccaatCCAGCCaaccattcacccatccatttaTCCAATCATTCATGCTTGGaaccatctatccacccatccatccatctatttaaCCATCCACCtaaccattcatccatttatccatccattcacctctccttccatccattcattcattcacccaaccatttgtcttccttctctccatccatctatccGCCCTTCCATgtctccacccacccaccccatcTATTCACTTATACGTGCACACACTCATAAGTTACATGCCTCTGTTCATCAATTCACCCAGCTACCTATTTAcccatctctccatctcttcatTGATCTATCCACCCATCTTCTACATCCTATCCTTCTACAGATATCTTTCCACTGATGAcatatctatccattcatctactcgCTAATCTAATCCATTTTACTACTCATGTCTCTTATTCAATCACCTAGCCACCCTTCTATTCATCCACTCACTCACTTGTCCATTTGTCCATTTGTTCTTTCATCCACACATTCATCCATCCACTTGTTCATCCACCCACCTACCTATCGATCCATATATCCATCTACCTGCCCACCCACTCACCTGGTTATCTATGCActcatccacccattcatctgCCATTCAACAATTAGTTCAATTAGCCCTGACAAATATATGGTTACACAAGGTCATATAGATGTGACGCCTCCTCCCAAGGAACTCACAGTCAAGAAACCATATCCCCCAGCCTCCACTTCCATTTAGCAAAGCTTGTTTCCTCACCAATCTCTCCCACTGGAACATCCCCGGAAGGATTGGGTTGGCATCCACAGTGCAGACTATGTCCACAGAACCCCCAACATTCACCTCAGTGGGGTCCTGGAGAGCTCGGATGGTGGGGGCATCTGGAAGAGACAGAGGCTTGGGGGAGGCACTTGGGCCCAGATAAGCCATGGTAGGAGAGGGCCCCAGTGGGAGAGGTGTCTTAGAGGTGCCCAGGAAAGCCACGAGTGTGAATTCAGTCTGCCCTTTACGTGGAGCACTTGGAGTAGAGTTCTCAGGATTAGTGAGGTTGTCCACACCCTCTACTGTGCCTCTGTGGTGACATGAGTAGGTCTGGTGGACTTGCAGAATTGTGTAGGGGTGGGGCTTCCACAGTGGGCTTGGCTTCCTGATGGGAGCAACTCCCGTGTAGGTGGGCTCCCTGTCTGGGCAGAGACTCCATTCTTGGTCTCTCTAGTGGGCAGGGCTCCCAAAGTGGGCGTGGCTCCAACCCAGCAGGGCTTCCAGAGTGGGAGCTTATGGGATGGGTGAAGGTCCCTAGGTGGGCGGAGCTTCCACAAAGAGGAGATTCCGCAGTGGGCAAGGTTCCCCAGGTGAGGGTGATCTACACGGTGGGCGGGGCTCCCACAGCTCCCTAGTTTCCTGGGGTTGTGAGGGGGCTCACAGTGGACATCCAGCCGCACTAGCGCTTCAGCGGTGCCCTCGGAGTTCTGGCAGTGCAGCTGGTAGAGACCATCATCAGCGCGGGTCACATTCCACAGCTGCAGAGCTCCACCAGACAGGATGCGATGCCGGGGGCCGCCAGCTGGGAGAGGTCAGGATGAGCAGCCCGCCAGGCCCTCCCGTCCCGGAGACCTGCGCCCCTCTCCATGCCCATTGTGCGCACCTGGGCTGAGGCGGTAGCCGCGGAAGGTCCAATTGAAGGCCTCCGGGGCGGGGTTGGCAGACACGGACACCGGCAGCAGTGCCTCGCCCTGCTCCACCGCCGTCACCACAAGCACCTGCTCCCCCAGGAACTCTGGAGGGTCTGCGGAGGGGCACCACCAGGAGTCAAGACTGTTGTTAAGGTTAGGGTCTGGGAAGGCTTTGAGACCAAACACAGGTACAAAGGGTTAAAGTCAGGGTCACGACTAGATCAAAGCGGTGGACAAGGTAACAATTAAGTTCAGAGCTGAGCTCGAGGGTTAGGTTCAAGATAGCGGTTAGGGTCCGGTTTAGGAAAAGGGTAGAGACCAGAGTCAGGTTTAAGGATGGAGAGAGGGGTCAAATGGGGGTCATGATCAGGAGCAAGGATAAAGGACAAAGGCAAGATGCAGGTTGGGCAGGATAGGAGTTGGTGCCGGGCCAGGGGTCAGGAAAGTTTCAAGATTTAGGATGGAGGTCAGGAACAGTGTCAAGGTGACGACCCAAGTAGTATAGTGTCAGGAGGGAATCGAGAGGGGTTCCAGGCCGGCGCACGTACACAGCACGTTGAGGCGGTAGAAGGCGCTCACGGTTTCTCTCAGCTCCGCGCTGTGGGCGCGGCAGGTCACGCGGTGGCCGTGGTCGCGAGATGACATCCTCAGAAGGACGCTCCTGGCGGCGGCGGAGCCTCTGAACGGGGCGCTCCGGGCCCGGGCGGCCACGCCTTCCAGCCTGCGGACCCGGCAGAGGGTGGCGGGGTCGGGGCGGGGCGGAACTCGGACCCAAGGGGAGCGCGACCAGAGCCAGGGCTCGGCGAGGCCACGTGCGCGCACCTCTCCCCCTCCTTGTCCCACGACAGGTTGACCGGAGGGTTGCTGCTCACGCTGACGCACGTCAAGTTTAAGGCCTCCCCGGGGCGCAGCGCCGACGCGTTGGCCAGGATCGTCACGTTAGTCGGGGGGACTTCGAGAGCGGGTCGGCGGAGGGAGGGTCCGAGGTGAGGAGGAGGCCCGGCCTGCTCCCTCTCCGCCTCCACCCCAGgcccggccggccggccggcgTCCCCTGCCGGCCTGCGCGTCCCGGCGCTGCGGCATCGGCTGTCCCCCGCCCGGCGCCGGCTCGGTCCCCGCCGCGGCCAGCCCGCCCTCGCCTCGCCCGGCCGCGCGCCCTCACACTGCACCACGAACTGCGTGGACGCGCTGAGCTGGCCCGCCTTGCACGTGAACTTGGCCTGGTTGTCCGACGGGCCCGTGACCAGCACCAGCTCTCGGGAAAAGGTGCTCCCCGACTTCTCCAGGCTCCCCAGCTGCACCCGCCGCGGCTCCTGGGGCGGCCGCGGCTCGGTCACCGTGCGCGAGTCCTGAGGGCGGAGACTGACTGCAGGACCGCGGGTGGCCCTGCCAGTCCCCCCTGAGATGCccccactgggttggccccaccAGCCCAGAGAAATCCTTCGTGTGATGCGGAAAAGGCGCCCCCTTCCGCTGGCActctgctggggtgggggaatgggGACTGGAATCCAGGGTCCCCGCCCCGCGGTGTGGCTGCCtgaccccgcccccagcccctgccccacccccgccccgcccgctcGGCTCCCGGGAGCCCGCGATGCTGGTGCCCCCTGCCGACCCTCAGCCCACTCctcactctccattccccccTCATTTACCGAAAACCGTGTGCCGGGAAACTCCCTGAATTCCCAAGCCTTCccagaattccttcattttcccTATACTTAGTTCTTTATCGTAACATTCCCTCTTTCCCAAAAGATTTTCTTTGAGCTTTCCCTTAATTCCATTCTCTTTCCACAGATTTCTGACtccttttccaatattttcttattatcccAGTCTTTCTTTTACTAGAATCCTTGGTATTGCCCAAGTTCTTGGGATTTCCCTAGAATTCCATCTAATTAAGTGGGATTCCATTTCATTCCTATAATTCCTAGTCTTTCCCCCCAGAATTTCCACTAACTCCCTAACTTGCTTGGATTTTCCTAGAATTCTGTCagaatgtcttttaattttaatagaatttcaCTTTCTTACTCACAAATCCCAAGAATTCAATTTAATGTAATGGGTTTTCAAATGCTATGTGGAATTACTAGTCCTTCCCCCAAATTTTGGGCCTTTGCTCAGACTATCATTGTCTTTGTTCCTGGAATTCTTAGTTTTTCCCTAAAATTCCTGTCATTTCACCTGAATTCTGATATTTCACCAGGATTTCcttgaattttaatgaaattaattgGCTTTTCTCTAGAATTCCCGATCCTGATCcagaattccttcttttattctaGAATTCACACTGTTTTCCCAGAATTCCCAGAATTTTCCTAGGACTCCATTTAATTCTCATGGcgtttgtgtctttttcaatttcctgACCAAACTCAAAATCTGTAGTATTTTTCACCAAATTCAGGTTTTTGCAAGATTTCCCAAGACTCTGGAGGAGACAGGGGTTTCATCCTTTGCCACATTCCTGGCCACCCCACAGCCCTTGCTTGACACCGACCTTGTACCAGGTGAGGGTGGGGTCTGGGTTGCCTCCAATGGCCAAACACACCAGCCTCACCCGAGTCCCAGCCCGGAGGCGCTGCCCCACTGGGGGACCCTCGATCCACAGCTTCTGGGCAGGATCTGGGGGAGAGCCGGGAAGAGGGGCTTTTCTCTCTGGGCTGAAGCCTTGGGCGGGGTCTCTAAGGCGTGGGGCACCCCCAGGCATGGGTGGGGCTCACATTTCACGTTCAGTGTGAGCGTCTTCTTGAAGGTCTCCTTGGTAAAGGCATCACTGAAGGCCTCGCACGTGAGGGTCAGACCATTGTCCTCCCGGCGCACGAGGAACGTCAGGTTGGACATGGAGATGTGGCCACCATGCAGGCCCTGGCAGGGAGTGAGCTTCAGACTTGGGGACTAGGGTACCCCCATCCATGGCACCGGAAACCTGGGTCCACCCCAGACCCCAGCAGGGACATATGAAACGTCTCCATCCCCTCCTTGTCAGACCCAGGAGGCCCAGGCCCCAGTCCATGCTCCCCAAGGACCAAGGCATCCAGGCTGCCAGACCCTTCCTCTCCCAGATCCAGGAGCCAtgccctcagctccctcctccctcagacccagaagCCTGGCTCCCGCCTCACATCCATGACCGTCTCCTCCGTGGGCTGCAGCTGCCGCCAGCCCAGCCACCATCGCAGGAGAACGCGAGGGCGACTAGACTTGGTGATGCAGGAGAGCGTCACGTTCTTGTTCTCAGACTGGGATGCAGAACCCAGGATGGTAATGGCGCTGGGGGGAACTGCAGGGACAACGGGCGGAGGAGAGATGCCAAGCTGGGCTGGATTCCTCACAGGCCAGCCCAGAGAGACAAGAGACCGGGGACAGATGCCAAGGTCTTTGGCATCAGACAGGCATGATTTGGGGGCACAAACAGATGGTTCTCTGGGGCGTGGACTGACAGATGGGCAGCTGGCACCAGGACTTACAAGTGACCTGTAGCATGACCCCACGTTCCTGTATCTTTGTAGATACGCTGTTGTGGGCCTCACAGCTGAGCCTTGCCCCGTGGTCTTCCGGCTGCACCATCATCACTAGCATGCTGCGGGCCACCGAGTGAGCATGCTCCGTGCCCCATGCTGTGGACAGAGGCTGACCATTCTGGAGACAGAACAGCCCTGAaccagctcagggccagctccTGGCCCCTGCCCTTTGCCCCACCCCTGTGGCTGTTTCTGCCCTCACCTTCAGCCACTGCAGTGTGGCTGGCGGATTCCCGCCTCGGGCCATGCACAGCAGCTCCAAGGTCTGCCCTGCCCGCACGTGCCCCTCGTCCAGGCCCGGCCACTCAATGACAGGGGGTCCTGGGGGGACTGGGGAGCAGGAGTCATTCAGTGGGCCTGGGGAGCCCATCCGTTCTTTCCAGGCTTCTCAACCTGCTTCTGAACTGCGCCCGCCCCCCCAGTTTCTCCTTGACAGTCTGAATCTTCCATAATCCCTGTGCCCCCCCCCAGGCTCCCCGATTCCTGCTCCCCATTCCCAGTGCCCACAGCTGACTCAGTTTCCCACTTACACAAAACATTCATGGTGACTGAGACCTTGATAGGGGTGTCCAAAGCTGGGCTGGACCCCTCACAGACCAGTAACTGCCCATTATCCGAGCTCTGGGGTGTCACCCTGGATGAG comes from Equus asinus isolate D_3611 breed Donkey chromosome 26, EquAss-T2T_v2, whole genome shotgun sequence and encodes:
- the NPHS1 gene encoding nephrin isoform X4, which produces MEGERDRKAERERDLGEERQTEREEMERKRQREKLETDIERGTTRQTEADAGGRQWALGATGRGPGMALRIPVNAPLLLMGLLTTGLAQLPIPASAPRGFWALPENMTVVEGAAAELRCGVSAPGSAVQWAKDGLLLGPDRRVPGFPRYRLEGDPARGEFHLHIEACNLSDDAEYECQVSRSETGPELVSPRVILSVLVPPKVLQLTPEAGSTVTWVAGQEYEVSCVSGDAKPAPDITFVQSGQVIPDISANVNAGSQEKLFITEAKVRVTPQSSDNGQLLVCEGSSPALDTPIKVSVTMNVLFPPGPPVIEWPGLDEGHVRAGQTLELLCMARGGNPPATLQWLKNGQPLSTAWGTEHAHSVARSMLVMMVQPEDHGARLSCEAHNSVSTKIQERGVMLQVTFPPSAITILGSASQSENKNVTLSCITKSSRPRVLLRWWLGWRQLQPTEETVMDGLHGGHISMSNLTFLVRREDNGLTLTCEAFSDAFTKETFKKTLTLNVKYPAQKLWIEGPPVGQRLRAGTRVRLVCLAIGGNPDPTLTWYKDSRTVTEPRPPQEPRRVQLGSLEKSGSTFSRELVLVTGPSDNQAKFTCKAGQLSASTQFVVQFPPTNVTILANASALRPGEALNLTCVSVSSNPPVNLSWDKEGERLEGVAARARSAPFRGSAAARSVLLRMSSRDHGHRVTCRAHSAELRETVSAFYRLNVLYPPEFLGEQVLVVTAVEQGEALLPVSVSANPAPEAFNWTFRGYRLSPAGGPRHRILSGGALQLWNVTRADDGLYQLHCQNSEGTAEALVRLDVHYAPTIRALQDPTEVNVGGSVDIVCTVDANPILPGMFQWERLGEEEEDRSLDDMEMTSKGSTGCLQIRQAKLTQAGAYQCIADNGVAPPARGLVRLVVRFAPQVEHPTPLSKVAAAGDSTSSATLHCRARGVPNVVFTWTKNGVPLDLQDPRYTEHTYHQGGVHSSLLTIANVSAAQDYALFTCTATNPLGSDHINIQLVSISRPDPPSGLKVVSMTPYSVGLEWKPGFDGGLPQRFQIRYEALGTPGFLYVDVLPPQATTFTLTGLQPSTRYRVWLLASNALGDSGLADKGSQIPITTPGLDQPSGEPDYQLPTEQPAGPSELPLLPVLFAVGGLLLLSNASCVGGFFWWRRLRRLAEGISEKTEAGSEEDRVRNEYEESQWTGDRDTRSSTVSITDVEPYYHSTRDFSPQLPPTLEEVSYPRAFTGLEAEDVTFPGHLYDEVERLYAPSGAWGHLYDEVQMGPYDPRWPEDKFEDPRGIYDQVAGDFDPMEPDSLPFELRGHLV